The genomic window TCGGCCGCGAGGTCGAGTTTTTCCTGCGTGCTCGCGGTGCCGAAGACTTCAGCGCCGGCGTTCGACGCCAGTTGGACGGCTGCCGTGCCGACCCCACCGGCTGCGGCCTGAACGAGGACGGATTCGCCCTCCTCGAGGCCGCCCCACTCGAAGAGACACGCGTGGGCGGTGAGGAACTGGACGGGGAACCCGGCCGCCTCGTCGAAGCTCATCGCCTCTGGGATCGGGAAGAGCAGGTCCGCGGCGGCGGTGACGTACTCGGCGTAGCCGCCGGTGTCGAGCATGCCGACGACGCGGTCGCCTTCCGAGAGGTCCTCGACGCCGTCGCCGACCGCGTCGACCGTTCCCGCGGCTTCCATGCCGGGGACGTAGGGCGCGTCGGGGCCGTCCGGATAGTGGCCGCGCCGTTGCATGATGTCCGCGAAGTTGATCCCGGCCGACTCGATGTCGATTCGAACCTCGCCCGCGTCAGGTTCGGGGGTCGGCACGTCGACCACGGAGAGTTCGTCGCTGTCGCCGTAGGACTCGACTTCGATCGCTTTCATATCGGAATTATACCGGCGTGACTCGCATAAAGGTGTGAGAACCGGGGGAAACAGATGTTTAGTTTATAGTTTCCCGCCGCGGTGGTTCCGGCTCATGACAACGTGGCCCCTGCGATCGACTCGCGAGTCGGCGTTCGGCCTTCGCATGGTTTAAGCCCGCGCTGACTGCATGTCGTACTAATGAGCGACGAGAGTCAAGAACTCGGTATCACCGAGTCGAAATCGCACAAGCCCGGCGAGTGGTACGCCGAGGTCGTCCAGAAGGCCGACATCGCTGACTACGCGCCGATGGGCGGCTTCATCGTCACCAAACCCCGCGGCTACGCCCTCTGGGAGGCCATTCAGGACTCGCTGGACGGCTGGTTCAAGGAGACCGGCGTCGACAACGTCTACTTCCCGATGTTCATCCCCGAGAGCTTCTTAGAGCGGGAGAAGGACATCGTCGAAGGCTTCGACCCCGAGGTCGCGTGGGTGACACAGGGCGGCCACGACGAACTCGAGGAGCGACTGGCCGTTCGCCCGACCAGCGAATCGATCATCGCGCCCTTCATGGCCGACTGGACGCGCAGCCACCGCGACCTGCCGATGCGGCTCAATCAGTGGTGTTCGGTGGTTCGGTGGGAGGCGACGGAGACGAAGCCGTTCTTCCGGACGAAGGAGTTCATGTGGCAGGAGGGCCACACCGCCCACGCGAGCGACGAGGGCGCGTGGGACGAGGTCTGGACCCGACTCGGACAGTACGAAGAACTCTACGAGGACGTGCTCGCGATTCCCGTGCTGCGGGGCAAGAAGCCCGAACACGACAAGTTCCCCGGCGCGGACACGACAACGACCGTCGAGGCCTTAATGCCCGACGGCAAGTCCGTCCAGGGTGCGACCAGCCACAACCTCGGCCAGAGCTTCGCCGAGGCCTTCGACATCACCTTCGCCGACGAGGACGAGGAAGAACAGACGGCCTACACCACCTCGTGGGGCCTCTCGTGGCGCGCGCTGGGCGCGCTCATCATGACCCACTCCGACGATCAGGGGCTCGTGCTCCCGCCGACGGTCGCGCCCACGCAGGTCGTCATCGTCCCCATCTGGCAGGAAGACACCAAAGACGACGTCCTCGAGTACTCCGAGGACATCGCCGACGACCTCGAGACGGCCGGCTTCCGCGTCGAACTCGACGACCGCGACGAGCGCAATCCCGGGTTCAAGTTCAACGAACACGAACTCAACGGCGTTCCCCTCCGGTTGGAGATCGGCCCCCACGAGGTCGAGGACGAGGAGGTCACGCTGGTCCACCGGCCGGATAACGCCGAAGCGGTCGAGGACCGCGACGAAATCGTCGACGCGGTCGACGAGCACCTCGAGGACATCTACGACAAGCTCTACGAGGCGGCCGAGGAGAACTTAGAAGAGAACGTCCGCGAAGCTCATAGTCCGGAGGACATCCTCGGAACGATCGGCAAACACGGCGGCTACGTGAAGACGCCGTGGTGTGGCGACGAGGCCTGCGAGGAGGCCATCAAGGAGAAGATCGCCGCCGAAATCGTCATGCAACCCCTCGAGGACGAGGGCGGCTCGACGGCCGGTGAGGTGCCCGAACCCGACGCCGGCGAGTGTGGCGTCTGTGGCGACCCTGCCGACGAGATCGCGTACTTCGCGAAGTCCTACTAGACCAGTACGACTACTAACCGCTATTTAGAATTCTTATAAAGACCTATAGAACATAATGTAAGGGACAATCTGTAGAAATCCATCGGGCATCAATAGCTAATAATAGGATTGGAAATATTCCCGAGGTCTTTGAGTAGGGATTCAACAATCATTGGACTCACAGACCGCCAGAATGGAGTTCAGAGTCAATTCGCAGACCCTCTTCAGTAGAAATAATCCAATACCGATAATCAGGCTCATCATCATCGTCAGTATAGCCTGCTAAATAGATAGTCTCTGAATCCATCCGCTCCATTCTGAGCGTATCTACATTGTGACTTACATCTATATCTTCAGTTGGATTTAACGTGTCAGTCTCGTAATCCCGTTCCTCGTCCACCATAGGTCAGGATACGTGGAGGACAGCTTTCATTCTTTGGCTATTCTGAAGCGTTTCGAATCATCTACAGTACCCAAACAGCTTGTCGACCTCTTCCCTCGTCAGCTCCTTTTCAATATAAGATATTAGAAGACAGCCTCCATTTCCTCTGCAATATGGCTATCTGTTGGAGCGTTGAGATAGGGTTCTATAGCGTCATAGCTGGACCATCCACCGAGAGACATAACGACTCGAGGATTCACTCTTTGTTCGACTAAGAGATGCTGAGCCCATTGACGACGAAGGTCGTGACTGGATAATTTCCGATAATCGTCGTCACCAGTCTCTTCTGCTGCACCTTCAGCTGCGTAATCGACCCAGTTATTTAGGGTTCGACGGGTAACTGTTATCAGCTCTTCATCCTCATTAAGCTCGTTTTCGGATTTATATCGGTAAAGCCACCGCTCGAGGCCATCAGGGAGCCAAGTCTCTCGGAATTTGCCCTCATCCAACTCACCTGTCGTATCTTTCCCATGCACTACTCGGAGTTTATATCCAGACCCATCTGGCATCCGTTTCACGTGAGAATAAGAAACATCACCAACCTCTCCGATTCGCAGTCCACAATCACCCATCAGACGTAGAGCAATCTCTTCCTCTAATGATTCGGTGTGATGAACTAATTGTTGGTATTCGTCTCGAGACATCCAGACCTTATATCCTCCATCTCTCTTACGTTCGACTCTCATTTCCTATTCGTCTATAGTATCTAGAAGAATGTAATTCCTTTTGTTAAATTTGAAGAGGGTAAGAAGCCCCAAATCGCGGAGTTGCGGTTAAGACTTGAGAGAAGTTTCCAGAAAGAGGAAAAAGTAGAAAGTAGCTTCGTCTAAGATGGGAGGAAAGCAGAAGCAGACTATGAACTCAGGTACTGCTCTTCCCACTCTTGCCGCTCCTCCATGACTTCTTTACTCTTTCCTGTGGTATCGTAATAATTAGTTCGACTGTCCAGTTGTCCTTTCTCTACCAGTTCTTTATTCACGACCGTCTCGAGATTCGGGTACAGTCGTCCGTAGTTTATTTCGGAGCTATAGTACTTCTCAATCTCTACTTTTACATCCTGTCCTGATGGCTGTTCCTCACCTGCGATAACGTATAGCAGGTCTCGCTGGAACCCTGTGAGGTCGTCCATGCAATCCTCTCTCACCCCTATGGAAGTTGTTATAAACAGTATACGAACAGGGTACGAGAGTGCTATATTTCGACTTTTATATGCGCTCGAAGTAGGGTAAGAGCCGTCAGGAATCAATCCTCGTGTTCCCTCAGAGAATCAATTTCCATCTCAAGCATCTGCTCAAATTCGTCCTCGTCAAGTTTCCTGTAGTCATCCGATACTTCTTGCAGCACTTGTTTCCACAGATTCACACGCTTGAGTGCTACCTCACGCTGTGTCTTTCCACACTCCTCTGAGCTGCACGCTCACACTCCTGCATTCTCTGCTCGAGGGCGTTCATGACTAGGCTCTAAGAAATAGCAGAATGAAAAGACACCGATATTGCTCACTGATAAACAAACCTGACTATAGAAGCTGGATTAGCAGTCCGAACAGACCAACACATCGATTACACCATTTGCATCACCGATGACGGTCTCGTGACCACTTTTTGGCGTCGTCCAATCTTCGCATTTTTCACACCTCTCGATTCTCGCGTTACAAGCGCTACAGGTGAGATTTATTGGTTTCATTCCCGTCTCGCTGGGTGCTGTTGCAGTAACAGTCACCTCTGACTCACAGCCGTTTGGACAATCGATATCAATTACGCTCCCCTCGCTGACCATATTTTAACGTTCTCAGAGAAGGTGTATAGGGATTTCTAAGACTATCCGATTCACAGTGCTTCAAACAATTCTTCTGCTTGAGAACGGGATTGTCGTGTGAGTGCACCTTCCTTTGTCAGTTCTAGGTTGTGTATTTCCCCTATCGCTAGTAGCACGGAATATGGGACCTCACCGATTGCACCTAGGTCTCTAACTCGGGAAAAGACATCTATCAACTGGGAATTGGTTAGTGAGTTTACCCAGAATTTTTGATAGTCCGTTACTGCTGGAGAGAGTATATCTGATGACTCATGACCCTGTATTTGCTCAGGTTCTACAATCCTATCTGCTACAGCTACAAGTGCAGCAGGTGAGGCCCAATAATCCATCTCAGCCATCGTCCATCGGGACCCGACACAGATTACCCCTTCAGGTGGCTCTTCGAGTACATCATGAATGATGCCAGCAGGGAATTCATAGACGGAATTCTCATCTCGTTCTCGAACCCAGAATCCTTCTAAATCACTGAGTTCGGTATCCTCTCGTTCTATGGCTTCCTGTACAGCAGAAGATAGCTGTTGGTAGAACTGTTCGTACTCATCGGGAAGGTCTCCAGACGGATGATTGATATTGCTCAAGAGTTGGTCTCGGAGACCGTCATCATCTATCCGTTCAGCAATTTGGCTAGCAATATCGTATGCATTGTGTGCAGCCTTCTGAACCTGCTCTTTACACTCATGAGGGGTAGCTGAATATCTAATCTTCTCAAGCTCCTTTGGCTGCAGTATACTCTGATGGGGTACGCAAAAAGCACCCATATCTAATTCCTCACCCTCGTATGCTAATTCCAGCAGTTCAATCGCTCTGTACAGTGCAGAGTCATTTTTCCATTTAACGCTAGTATATATACTCATAGTAATTTACCTATATTATTGAGATAATTAGTTGTGTAACTGAATCCATCCTGTACAACCACCATCTTCTCCCGAGACCGTGTGAGTGCTACAAACCAGACTCTATCCTCGTTCTTTCTCGCCTCGTTCGACTCAAACATTGAATTGTGTATCCGACGAGTGATACCGTCGTAGAGGATTACGAGGTCGGCTTCAGCGCCCTTTGACGCATGGATAGTACGGACGTTAATGAGTTGGCTATCTGTCGATGCTAATGTCTTCTCAGCATTATCTGGATTCTCAAGAGCAGGCCAGACCCACGCTTCTAAATCCTGATTCAGATTGAGAGCATTGAGTGAGTCAGCACCCCTTGTGAACTCACTCCAGAATTCTGGCTCCACCCATAGAGTGAGCAGCGATTCTTTCCAAGAATCCTCACCTTTGAGCTCGTTACGGAGTTCTTCCTTACTATCTACGATATATTCAGTTGGGACGTATTTGATGAATTCTCGTAGGTCATCTGAACGGAGCGAGATATCCACACTTTGCTTGAAAGCAGCGTGAGAATCCCATTCCTTCACTTCAAAATCGCATTCGTCTATTGACGAAAGCTTTCTCAGACAATAGTACAACGCAACCCGTTCGTGCGAGTCACTTCTTGTCCATGCAGTGCTTCCCGATGACCCTCCGAACAGGATGCCTGCATCTCTGAGAGATTTAGATATATACTCACACTGGCTTTGCGTCCGCGCTAAAAACATCACTTTCTCACCGAATTCCCGATGTTCATCGAGGAGGTCTACAGGGTTATTCACGTCGTCAGACTCGGGTAGGTGAGAACCACTCCGTACTACGTGTAGTTCTCCATCATCGGATTTAGCATCTACATCGGGAGCATCCTGTGATTGACTGAGTACGTTCTTAGCAGGCACAAAATGCTGCTCTGGAACTCTATGAGATACATCCAGCCAAATCTCTGGGAGGTCAATTTGCTCGAAAAACTCTGCCGAAGCACCCTGATATGAATTGATGACTTGGTTGGTATCACCTGCAACGATTACAGTACCTCCCTGATTTCGAACCTCATCAATCCACATCGTGATAACTTCGTTCAAAAGTGGGTATACATCGTGTAGTTCGTCT from Natrinema versiforme includes these protein-coding regions:
- a CDS encoding 3'-5' exonuclease codes for the protein MSDLAFEDIPISQAAEYPVTESVKIQGTAGCGKSTQAFRRMVECARERDIDVEDVAVISYRVDLIEELLNDLVDEVGLLYPFDLESAGGRTKYFGTAHAVAKRMLGKTDIVTWQDRKGWCNSRDWEYTGDRSLGKLFFSVNDWLVDNQVPAEEATRAPEYSDFESEFGRPIDIEPLLEDWLEYKLENDLYDFSDLLTVAISEELVPDVEILVIDELHDVYPLLNEVITMWIDEVRNQGGTVIVAGDTNQVINSYQGASAEFFEQIDLPEIWLDVSHRVPEQHFVPAKNVLSQSQDAPDVDAKSDDGELHVVRSGSHLPESDDVNNPVDLLDEHREFGEKVMFLARTQSQCEYISKSLRDAGILFGGSSGSTAWTRSDSHERVALYYCLRKLSSIDECDFEVKEWDSHAAFKQSVDISLRSDDLREFIKYVPTEYIVDSKEELRNELKGEDSWKESLLTLWVEPEFWSEFTRGADSLNALNLNQDLEAWVWPALENPDNAEKTLASTDSQLINVRTIHASKGAEADLVILYDGITRRIHNSMFESNEARKNEDRVWFVALTRSREKMVVVQDGFSYTTNYLNNIGKLL
- a CDS encoding NADPH:quinone oxidoreductase family protein, which produces MKAIEVESYGDSDELSVVDVPTPEPDAGEVRIDIESAGINFADIMQRRGHYPDGPDAPYVPGMEAAGTVDAVGDGVEDLSEGDRVVGMLDTGGYAEYVTAAADLLFPIPEAMSFDEAAGFPVQFLTAHACLFEWGGLEEGESVLVQAAAGGVGTAAVQLASNAGAEVFGTASTQEKLDLAADLGCDHPINYTETDFREVVEEETDGEGVDLVLESVGDDVFERSLDAMAHFGRMVTYGVASGVPAEVSNQRLLFENKTVKGFHLGQASMHDPSRVMQAVPELTEGLAGGDLEIILGESFALEDAAEAHQYIEARKSSGKVVLKP
- the proS gene encoding proline--tRNA ligase, with protein sequence MSDESQELGITESKSHKPGEWYAEVVQKADIADYAPMGGFIVTKPRGYALWEAIQDSLDGWFKETGVDNVYFPMFIPESFLEREKDIVEGFDPEVAWVTQGGHDELEERLAVRPTSESIIAPFMADWTRSHRDLPMRLNQWCSVVRWEATETKPFFRTKEFMWQEGHTAHASDEGAWDEVWTRLGQYEELYEDVLAIPVLRGKKPEHDKFPGADTTTTVEALMPDGKSVQGATSHNLGQSFAEAFDITFADEDEEEQTAYTTSWGLSWRALGALIMTHSDDQGLVLPPTVAPTQVVIVPIWQEDTKDDVLEYSEDIADDLETAGFRVELDDRDERNPGFKFNEHELNGVPLRLEIGPHEVEDEEVTLVHRPDNAEAVEDRDEIVDAVDEHLEDIYDKLYEAAEENLEENVREAHSPEDILGTIGKHGGYVKTPWCGDEACEEAIKEKIAAEIVMQPLEDEGGSTAGEVPEPDAGECGVCGDPADEIAYFAKSY
- a CDS encoding site-specific integrase — encoded protein: MSRDEYQQLVHHTESLEEEIALRLMGDCGLRIGEVGDVSYSHVKRMPDGSGYKLRVVHGKDTTGELDEGKFRETWLPDGLERWLYRYKSENELNEDEELITVTRRTLNNWVDYAAEGAAEETGDDDYRKLSSHDLRRQWAQHLLVEQRVNPRVVMSLGGWSSYDAIEPYLNAPTDSHIAEEMEAVF
- a CDS encoding PadR family transcriptional regulator, which codes for MDDLTGFQRDLLYVIAGEEQPSGQDVKVEIEKYYSSEINYGRLYPNLETVVNKELVEKGQLDSRTNYYDTTGKSKEVMEERQEWEEQYLSS